Genomic DNA from Bacteroidia bacterium:
ATCAGAACAAAAATCAGCGATACAAAAAGCTTGGAACGAACATAATCTCAAAGCGATACAATAAATAGTTTTTTAACAAAATGTAATTTGTTTGGATAAGCATAAATAAGCATAAAAGTGAATATGCGTTTTTTGATATTTTTTACTGTGGAGTTGGCAGAATATAACTGTTGCTCATAAAGAGTTTTAAGTGCGATTATGTAAGTTTGTACTGTATTTTTTATCTTTGCGTGCATCTAATAATCTAACTAAAATGCAAACGCAAAACCTTGGCTATCCAAGAATTGGTAGCAACAGAGAGCTAAAGCAAGCTTGTGAACAATACTGGGCAGGAAAAATATCCATAGACCAATTGATAGAAGTAGGAAAAAAGATTCGCCTACAAAATTGGCAATTGCAAAAACAGATAGGAATAGATATCATCCCTTCTAATGACTTTTCTTTTTATGACCAAGTGCTAGACATGAGTCTTATAGTAGGGGCTATTCCTCAACGCTACCATAACTTTCTCACTCAATCCACTCACGAACTTGACCTATACTTTGCCATGGCAAGAGGATACCAAAAAAATGGTTGGGATATCACTGCCATGGAAATGACAAAATGGTTTGATACTAACTATCACTACATTGTTCCTGAATTTCAAAAAAATCAAACCTTCAAGCTATTTTCAAATAAAATTCTACAAGAGTTTTTAGAAGCCCAAAAAGCAGGAATTGATACAAAACCAGTTATTATAGGTCCTGTTTCTTATTTGCTATTAGGCAAGGAAAAAGACTCAAACTTTGACCGTATTGACTTAATCACAAACTTGTTACCTGTCTACATTCAAATACTCAAATCCTTAGTAGAGCAAGGGGTAGGTTGGATTCAGTTTGATGAGCCTTTCTTGGTTTTGGATCTTGAACCAAAAGCAAAAGAAGCTTTCAAGTACGCATATTCAGAAATACAAAAATCATTTCCTGCTCTTAAAACCTTAATTGCAACATACTTTGAAGGATTGAGAGATAATTTAGAGTTAGCAGTGTCTTTATCTGTTTCTGCTCTACATATTGACTTAGTTCGCAGTCCTGAACAATTAGACGAAGTTTTGAACGCACTACCGAAGGATAAAATTTTATCGCTCGGCATAGTAGATGGCAGAAATGTATGGAGAAATAACTTTGAAAAGTCATTACAATTGATAGGGAAAGCAGTAAGTAGAATAGGTCAAGATCGCGTTTGGATTGCTCCCTCATGCTCATTACTTCACTCCCCTTGTGATTTAGACTTTGAGACTCAGTTAAATCCTGAAATAAAACAATGGTTAGCTTTTGCTAAACAAAAAATTGAGGAAGTAGTAACCTTAAAAGAGCTTGCCACCACTCAACATTCTTCCGCATTAGAAAAGCTAAAAGCTAATCAATCAGCTATTGAAAGCCGAAAAAATTCTCAACTTATACATAATCAGAAAGTAAAAGAAAGAGTACAGCAAATAACTGAAAACGATGCAAAAAGAAGCAGCACTTTTTCAATTCGCAGAGAAAAGCAGCGCAAAGCTCTTAACTTACCTTTATTTCCAACTACAACTATTGGTTCATTTCCACAAACTGCGGAAGTACGTTCATGGCGGGCAAAACTAAAAAAAGGTGAAATTAGCAAGGAAGAGTATGATAAACTAGTCAAAGCGGAGATTGAAAAAGCTATTCGTTGGCAGGAAGAGATAGGTATTGATGTTTTAGTACATGGCGAATTTGAACGAAATGACATGGTAGAATACTTTGGGGAACAGTTAGAAGGTTTTGCGTTTACACAAAATGGTTGGGTACAAAGCTATGGAAGCAGGTGTGTAAAGCCCCCTATTATTTTCGGTGATGTGGCTCGCCCAAAACCTATGACTGTATATTGGTCTTCTTATGCGCAGTCTTTAACGCAGAAACCTGTAAAAGGTATGCTAACAGGACCTGTTACAATACTGCAATGGTCTTTTGTAAGAGATGATCAACCTCGCTCTGAAACTTGTATGCAAATTGCGTTAGCTATTCGCGATGAAGTAATGGATTTAGAGAAAGCAGGAATAAAGGTTATTCAAATTGATGAACCTGCTATTCGCGAAGGGCTACCTTTACGAAAAGCCGATTGGAAAGAGTACCTACAATGGGCGGTAAAAGCATTCCGAATTGCTTCATCAGGGGTAAAAGATGAAACACAAATTCACACGCACATGTGCTACTCTGAATTTAATGACATTATACAAGAAATAGCAGAGATGGATGCAGATGTCATTACGATTGAGTGTTCTCGTTCGCAAATGGAGCTTTTAGAAGCATTTGCAGATTTCAAATATCCGAATGAAATAGGACCCGGCGTATATGACATTCACTCACCCAGAGTACCTTCTAAAAATGAAATGATACACTTATTAGAAAAAGCCAAAGCTGTTATCCCTGCTGACCAGCTTTGGGTCAACCCTGATTGTGGTTTGAAAACTCGCCAATGGGAAGAGACTAAGAAAGCTTTGACGGAAATGGTTAGTGCTGCTAAGGCACTTCGTATGTCTGTGGAAAATCAAGCATAATTTTTTTAGGGATTTAGAGTTTATTGAGTTTTTTTGGCCCCCCCGCCCGCGGGGCCCCCAAAAAAATTAAACTATCAATACCCAAAAACCTTACCTCTTTTTTCAAAAAAATTTTATCATTCAAACCTACCTAAACTACCTATAATTATCCAACCAGTTACGCTTACGACTTATTTTCACATCTCTCAACAAAGAAGACTTGATATTAAATTCTAACGTATAACTCTGATAAATACCCAAAGGAATCCAATTAAAACGAAGTTCCCAACAATGCAAATCCCGAACAAAAGACAAATTAGTATAAGATAGCCGCTTTTGAGTAAAATCAAATCCTGAATTGCCTACAATTTTCCACTTGGGCGTAAGGTTAATATCCCCCGAAAAATTAAGCTGATGACTTACATTGCTAGTGTATGGCGCACCAGGCTGTGTGTATTGTAAAGTATAATTGGCTGTAAAAGTCCAAGCTACATCAAAATCTACGTAACGAGTAGTATAAAAATACTGTGCTTCTGTGTTTATAGTAGAGTTGCCTTTATTTTTGAACAGGTCTGCGCTAAGAGCAATACCTACGGCTAATCCTGCGTTTACTAAACGCGCCACTCTACCTTTTTGCCAGCCCCATTGCGAAATTTCTAACCTATTGTAACGAATTCGCCCCGAGGTATCCGATTGATAAGGGTCAAAGTTTGCATTGGCAGCAAGGTTAATCACGTTCAAAATACGCGTACGAGCAGCAGCAGCTATTGGCGATAATCGCAAAGAATCGGCGGCTAAATTGTATGTACCACTTACTGAAAAGCCTTCCAAAATAGGAATATTCTTGGGCTTATAGGTAGTCTCATTGTTTTGCAATACTTTTTGCTTAACTTTAATATCCAAAGTGTTGTTTAGGTTAAAGCTGATGTTCTGCTGCCTACCACTACTTACCGTACCAAATATGCCGTTGTACTTAGGATATTTAACCTCAACCCCTGCGGTATTTTTGTATCTACCGTAATAATTCCAAAAACTATTTGAGTAGTCAGGAACAATGTTAAACGATAGGTTGGGCAAAATTACATGCCGTATGCCCATTAAACGCCCTTTTTGAAATAGCTTTGTACCATATAAAGCAGTATTGAGAGAAACTCCTGTATTAAAGCTGCGCAGCATATAAAAACCCCTCAACGTGTCTATGACTACTGTATTAGCCACAGAATCAAAAGAATGAATGAACTGCTGTGTGTACCATCGCTCTTGATAGGTAAAAGTAGGTGTAAAAGTGAGATATTTAAATATTTTGAAGTTCGCATCTATGGGGATAGTATGATTTACTCCATGTTGAAAAAGTCTTGGCGAGCGAGAAGAAAAAACTATACTATCAGGTCCAGAAATTTGATTGCGTAAAGTAGCGTTGTAAGCAATTCCGATATTATCGTACCAATGACTTTTGACACTGTTTTTAGACTTAAAAGGATTGATACGACTGTGAGAAAAATTGATGTCAGGAATTCCGAGAGTTACGTTTTTAGTAGCATTATTTTGGGAATGTGTCAGATTGGCTGAAAAAGAATACGGCTTACCTGTCCAAGACTTTGAAAAAGAAACAGAAGATTGCAGCGTATTGACTAAATTGACTTCGGGGTTATTCGCAGTTTGATTGTAGTTGGTAGTTCCTGCATTGACATTAGCTGTAAATCTTGCGGTGGGGCTAAGCGGTTGGCTATGACTCCAACGTACGGTAAAAGATTTGAATTCATTAGCTTGAATAATATCTTCGGGCTTACTTTTAGGTACATATTGATAGTCTGCGGTAAAACTTCCGTCCAATTTTTGAATAATTTTGTAGTTAGTGGTAGCTCTTAAACCAAACCCCCCTTTGGAATACACATCTCCGCGTATAGCTGCGTCCATTTTAGGGGATATAGCAAAATAATAGCCCCCATCTCGTAGAAAAAAGCCACGTTGCACGCTTTCGCCGTACATGGGAAATAGAATCCCTGATTTACCCCCAGGCTTATTAGGAAAATACCCAAATGGCAAGATGATGGGCAAAGGAACGTCTTCAATGTGAGCTTGTACAGGTCCTGTTACAACTTTATCATTCGGAATGACCTTCATTTTTTTAGACAAAAAATAATAGTGCGGTTGAGCGGCATTACAGGTAGTAAATTTGCCGTTTTTGATATAATATACTCCGTTAGCTTCATTACTTCGTTTTAATGCTTCTGCTTGGATAAATTGATCTTGGTCTAATTGTGTGCGTACCTGATATACTTTACCTCTTCGGGTTTTGAAATTGTAGATAATTTTATCTGCGTAATATACTTGGTCGCCATCTTTCATTTGAGGCTTACCTTGTATTTTACCTGTTGAATCGGGCAATCCTTCTGCAATAACTGTATTCTCCCCGTAATTGATAAGCACGTAGTCCGATTTGAGTTCTAAATCTTCATAATTTACCACGACGTTTTTATACAAGTGGATGATTTTTCTATCTACTTCAAAAATGATGGAGTCTTTGGCTTTGTAAGTTACTTTTGACTTAAAGTCTTCATTTTGATTGACGTTGAGAGTATCTTTTTGTGTAGTAAAGGTTATGCTATCCCTTTGTGCAATAGTCCAAAAAGATAAAGTTAACCCTGCCCAAAAGGCTATAAAACGAATCACAGTGCAAAGATAGGTAAAACCGAGGTAGATAAGTTATAGGGGTATTGTGTTCGAAGTTTGTTTTGTTTTAATTTTATTTTGGGCGTGCCCTTGCCCACACTTCGCTTGCGCTTGTGTGGGCAAGGTCGGCGTGCTACGGGCTACGCTATCGCTTCGGTGCTTCGCTTCGCTCCGCACCGTGCTAACGCACGCCCTCCGCATGCCTCACGCAACAAACTAAAAACCCTCTCAAAACTTTTTCAAAACCTTATACCGAATACAAAATAAACCTCAATTAAACCAACGCATCTAACCTCAAAAAATCATTTTAATTTTTAAAATATTCTGACCTAACTTCCTCATAATCATCTATGCTTGATAGCTTTTCTATTTTACTAAAACAAAATTTTTTCAAAAATATTACATGGTTTGTAGCAATTCTATGCTTTTACATTCAAAGGTAGCCAATCTTAACCTAGCTTATTCAGAACCGCGGCTCAATAACATAAGTATCGTTGCCTTTACGCATACATTGGTCAAATTCCTACCACAAACCCCAGCTCTTTTGAAAAACCAATTTTATCTCTGATTACTTTCTGTAAATCAAATTATTGTAAAGCAATATTTAATCCTGCTTACTTCATTTATTGTGTAAAAATTGCCCTAAATGAACTCAAACCTAAAAAATTTTTTTACAAATACAGTAAAAAAACTACTTTTGCTTTACTAATAGCAGACTGTAGTATGAATATAATCAGTCAAATTGTTTTTACAGTCATCTTTACTGCATCTATCGTATATTTTATTTTGCAGGCTAAAAGGTTACATAAATTCATTCATATCGGTAAACCTCTTGACCGTAAGGATAACAAAAAGCAGCGTTTGAAACTCTTACGGCGAGTAGCCTTCGGACAAAGTAAAATGTTTACAAATATACCTGTGGCTATTTTGCACTTTATTTTGTATTTAGCTTTCATTATTATCAACATTTGGATTGCTGAAATTGTCATTGATGGCATATTTGGCACAGACCACGTATTAAAATTCTTGGGCAGCTTTTACGATGTAGTTATGGCAATGGGGGATACTTTAGCGATACTTACCGTAATTGCTTGCAGTGTTTTTCTCGTTCGTAGAAATGTACTCAAAGTCAAACGCTTTACAGGGGTAGAAATGACCTCTTTTCCTCGCACAGATGCTAATCTCATTCTCATATTTGAAATTGTCATCATGCTAGCTTTTATGTTCATGAATGCAGGCTATATTCAACGTTGCACTAGCACAGGCGAACAATATGCAGGAATTTATCCGTTTAGTAGTTTAATTGCCCAAGCTATTAGCAGCATGACCACAACCCAAGCTTATGTATTTGAAAAAATAAATTGGTGGATACATATCTTGGGAATTTTACTCTTTTTGAACTACCTGCCTAAATCTAAACATATTCACATCTTTTTAGCCTTCTTCAATGTGTACTATTCCCGTTTAACGCCCAAAGGCAAACTCAACACCATGCCTGAAATTACCGACCAGGTCAAAGCTATGATTGACCCTAATCACACGCCCGCAGATATGCCCGAACGCCTAGGTGTGCGTGAAGTTCAAGATTTATCTTGGAAAGCTATTTTAGATGCTTATACTTGTACAGAGTGTGGACGCTGCACTAGTGTATGCCCTGCTAATATCACAGGAAAACTGCTTAGCCCACGTAAAATTATGATGGACATTCGGGATACTGTGGAAAGTGTAGGGGATATATTGCTCAAAAATCCACAGCATCACGAAAATACTTCCTTATTAGATAGAATTACCCCCGAAGAACTTTGGGCTTGCACTACTTGCAATGCCTGTGTAGAATCTTGTCCTGTCAATATTGACCATGTATCTACCATTATAGACATGCGTCGACATTTAGTCATGGAACGTTCAGAAGCACCCTCTGCCCTCAATACCATGATGTCTAACATTGAAAATAATGGCGCACCTTGGGCTTTTCCACCCTCAGACCGCTTTGCTTGGGCAGAAGGTTTGAATATTCCCACTATGGCAGATTATGCCGCACAAGGTAAAACCCCCGAAGTTTTATTTTGGGTAGGCTGTGCAGGTTCCTTTGATGATAGATACAAACGCGTTACTCGTTCCTTTGCCCAAATTCTAAAGGCTGCCAATATTGATTTTGCTGTCTTAGGGTTAGAAGAAACTTGCACAGGCGACCCTGCCAAACGCGCAGGAAATGAATTCTTAGCCCAAATGCAAGCCATGACCAACATTCAAACCATGAACCGTTACGGTGTTAAAAAAGTAGTTACGGCTTGCCCGCACTGCTTTAACACTATCAAAAACGAATATCCTGAATTAGGCGGTAACTATGAAGTTATGCATCATAGTGAATTTATCAATGAACTTTTCAAAACAGGAAGGATTGCTGTAAAAGAGGGGGCTTTTCAAGGTAAAAAAATTACGTTCCATGACTCTTGTTACTTAGGCAGGGCTAATGAAGTTTATGAAGCTCCAAGAGAAGTGCTACAACAGTTAGATGCAGATTTAGTAGAAATGAAACGCAGTAAGCAAAATGGGCTATGTTGCGGCGCAGGCGGAGCACAGATGTTCAAAGAAGCCGAAAAGGGCAAAAAAGAAATTAACATTGAACGCACCGAGGAAGCGCTAGCTTTACAACCTGATATTATTGCTGCAGCTTGTCCTTTCTGCATGACCATGATGACCGATGGCGTCAAAAAGAAGAAATTTGAAAACGAGCAAATTCAAACACAAGTATTTGATATTGCGGAGTTAGTAGTGCAAGCAGAATTAGTAGCTAAAAGTTAAGAATACTTTTTTGTTCTTTTGGGCGTGCCTCCTTGCTGCGCAAAGGTCTGGGTATTTCGCATGTAGCCCGCAGCACACCGACCTTGTACACCTACGCGTAGCGTTAACGTGGGCAAAGGCATGCCCAAAATTAAAATCTAACCCTTGATATTCTCTTTTATGTGAAGAAACAAAAGACTTACCCAAACACAACCATATTGATATTAGATTAGAAATGAAATCAAAAAAATATAACTTTGCAAAAAATCAACATGACACCAGCAAAACCATTTCTAAAATGGGCAGGTGGCAAAAGCCAGCTTTTAGAACAATTTGAAAACTATTATCCCAGTGCACTTAGAAAAGGTATCATTAAAAATTATGTTGAACCTTTTTTAGGTGGTGGCGCCTTGTTTTTTGCGATTGCTCAACGTTACAAAATTCAAAACGCGTACTTATCAGACATCAATAAAGACTTAATTTTAACTTATCAAGTTGTTCAACAACGCCCTAACGATTTGCTTGATTTCTTAGAGCAGTATCAAAAAGATTACGACCAAACAGAACAAGAAAAACGAAACGATTTTTTTCTGTCAGTTCGTAGGCATTTTAATTTGCAACGATTTGAGATAAACTATAAAAAGTTGTCTGATAATTGGATTCCCCGAGCAGCACAATTTATTTTTTTGAACAAAACCTGCTTCAATGGGCTTTTTCGCCTAAATTCAAAAGGAGAGTTTAATGTGCCTTATGGAAAGTACAAAAATGTCATGATTTTTGACGAATGTAATATTTTAGCAGTTTCAAAAATACTGCAAAATACCGAAATCCGACAAGCAGACTATTCCAGCTGTTTTGACAAAGTAAACGAAAATACTTTTGTTTATTTTGACCCACCATACAGACCCCTCAGCCAAACAGCCAGTTTTACCACTTACACAGGAACAGAATTTACAGACAAAGAACAATTGCAATTAGCCCAATTTTTTCGAAAGTTAGACAAAGAAAAAGGAGCTAAATTGATGCTTTCTAATTCAGATCCCAAAAACCAAAACCCAGAAGATGACTTTTTTGAAAGAGCATTTGAGGGCTACAATATTTTTAGAGTTTCAGCCAGTAGAGCCATAAATTGCCATGGCAACAAACGTGGCAAAATCAGCGAACTGATAATCACTAACTATCCATATGAACCACAAACCTTGGCAATCCATTTTTGACACATACAACATTTACAAACATGATTTTTCAAAAAGTCCATTTATTTTGACAGCTGAACAAATCAAAAAAGCAACTGCAAACTTTACGACTACTACTGAAAGAGAAGTCCGT
This window encodes:
- the metE gene encoding 5-methyltetrahydropteroyltriglutamate--homocysteine S-methyltransferase → MQTQNLGYPRIGSNRELKQACEQYWAGKISIDQLIEVGKKIRLQNWQLQKQIGIDIIPSNDFSFYDQVLDMSLIVGAIPQRYHNFLTQSTHELDLYFAMARGYQKNGWDITAMEMTKWFDTNYHYIVPEFQKNQTFKLFSNKILQEFLEAQKAGIDTKPVIIGPVSYLLLGKEKDSNFDRIDLITNLLPVYIQILKSLVEQGVGWIQFDEPFLVLDLEPKAKEAFKYAYSEIQKSFPALKTLIATYFEGLRDNLELAVSLSVSALHIDLVRSPEQLDEVLNALPKDKILSLGIVDGRNVWRNNFEKSLQLIGKAVSRIGQDRVWIAPSCSLLHSPCDLDFETQLNPEIKQWLAFAKQKIEEVVTLKELATTQHSSALEKLKANQSAIESRKNSQLIHNQKVKERVQQITENDAKRSSTFSIRREKQRKALNLPLFPTTTIGSFPQTAEVRSWRAKLKKGEISKEEYDKLVKAEIEKAIRWQEEIGIDVLVHGEFERNDMVEYFGEQLEGFAFTQNGWVQSYGSRCVKPPIIFGDVARPKPMTVYWSSYAQSLTQKPVKGMLTGPVTILQWSFVRDDQPRSETCMQIALAIRDEVMDLEKAGIKVIQIDEPAIREGLPLRKADWKEYLQWAVKAFRIASSGVKDETQIHTHMCYSEFNDIIQEIAEMDADVITIECSRSQMELLEAFADFKYPNEIGPGVYDIHSPRVPSKNEMIHLLEKAKAVIPADQLWVNPDCGLKTRQWEETKKALTEMVSAAKALRMSVENQA
- a CDS encoding putative LPS assembly protein LptD; this translates as MIRFIAFWAGLTLSFWTIAQRDSITFTTQKDTLNVNQNEDFKSKVTYKAKDSIIFEVDRKIIHLYKNVVVNYEDLELKSDYVLINYGENTVIAEGLPDSTGKIQGKPQMKDGDQVYYADKIIYNFKTRRGKVYQVRTQLDQDQFIQAEALKRSNEANGVYYIKNGKFTTCNAAQPHYYFLSKKMKVIPNDKVVTGPVQAHIEDVPLPIILPFGYFPNKPGGKSGILFPMYGESVQRGFFLRDGGYYFAISPKMDAAIRGDVYSKGGFGLRATTNYKIIQKLDGSFTADYQYVPKSKPEDIIQANEFKSFTVRWSHSQPLSPTARFTANVNAGTTNYNQTANNPEVNLVNTLQSSVSFSKSWTGKPYSFSANLTHSQNNATKNVTLGIPDINFSHSRINPFKSKNSVKSHWYDNIGIAYNATLRNQISGPDSIVFSSRSPRLFQHGVNHTIPIDANFKIFKYLTFTPTFTYQERWYTQQFIHSFDSVANTVVIDTLRGFYMLRSFNTGVSLNTALYGTKLFQKGRLMGIRHVILPNLSFNIVPDYSNSFWNYYGRYKNTAGVEVKYPKYNGIFGTVSSGRQQNISFNLNNTLDIKVKQKVLQNNETTYKPKNIPILEGFSVSGTYNLAADSLRLSPIAAAARTRILNVINLAANANFDPYQSDTSGRIRYNRLEISQWGWQKGRVARLVNAGLAVGIALSADLFKNKGNSTINTEAQYFYTTRYVDFDVAWTFTANYTLQYTQPGAPYTSNVSHQLNFSGDINLTPKWKIVGNSGFDFTQKRLSYTNLSFVRDLHCWELRFNWIPLGIYQSYTLEFNIKSSLLRDVKISRKRNWLDNYR
- a CDS encoding (Fe-S)-binding protein, translated to MNIISQIVFTVIFTASIVYFILQAKRLHKFIHIGKPLDRKDNKKQRLKLLRRVAFGQSKMFTNIPVAILHFILYLAFIIINIWIAEIVIDGIFGTDHVLKFLGSFYDVVMAMGDTLAILTVIACSVFLVRRNVLKVKRFTGVEMTSFPRTDANLILIFEIVIMLAFMFMNAGYIQRCTSTGEQYAGIYPFSSLIAQAISSMTTTQAYVFEKINWWIHILGILLFLNYLPKSKHIHIFLAFFNVYYSRLTPKGKLNTMPEITDQVKAMIDPNHTPADMPERLGVREVQDLSWKAILDAYTCTECGRCTSVCPANITGKLLSPRKIMMDIRDTVESVGDILLKNPQHHENTSLLDRITPEELWACTTCNACVESCPVNIDHVSTIIDMRRHLVMERSEAPSALNTMMSNIENNGAPWAFPPSDRFAWAEGLNIPTMADYAAQGKTPEVLFWVGCAGSFDDRYKRVTRSFAQILKAANIDFAVLGLEETCTGDPAKRAGNEFLAQMQAMTNIQTMNRYGVKKVVTACPHCFNTIKNEYPELGGNYEVMHHSEFINELFKTGRIAVKEGAFQGKKITFHDSCYLGRANEVYEAPREVLQQLDADLVEMKRSKQNGLCCGAGGAQMFKEAEKGKKEINIERTEEALALQPDIIAAACPFCMTMMTDGVKKKKFENEQIQTQVFDIAELVVQAELVAKS
- a CDS encoding DNA adenine methylase, producing MTPAKPFLKWAGGKSQLLEQFENYYPSALRKGIIKNYVEPFLGGGALFFAIAQRYKIQNAYLSDINKDLILTYQVVQQRPNDLLDFLEQYQKDYDQTEQEKRNDFFLSVRRHFNLQRFEINYKKLSDNWIPRAAQFIFLNKTCFNGLFRLNSKGEFNVPYGKYKNVMIFDECNILAVSKILQNTEIRQADYSSCFDKVNENTFVYFDPPYRPLSQTASFTTYTGTEFTDKEQLQLAQFFRKLDKEKGAKLMLSNSDPKNQNPEDDFFERAFEGYNIFRVSASRAINCHGNKRGKISELIITNYPYEPQTLAIHF